ATGAAAGAATTGAAAAAAATTCCTATTTCTTTGTTTGTTGTAGATGAGGCTCACTGCATTTCACAATGGGGATATGATTTTCGAACAGATTATAAAAAATTGGATCAAGTAATTATGCGCATTGGCCGTCCCCCAGTACTAGCATTAACGGCGACGGCTACAAAGGAAGTATTGCAAGATATTATAGTAAGTTTAGGCTTGAAGAATGTCTCCCAGCATGTGTATTCAATTGATCGACCGAATATCGCTATAGAAGTACAGTTTTTAGAAACGATAGAGGAAAAAAAAGAAGCGCTTCTTTCGCATGTTTCTTACTTACAAGGGCCAGGAATTATTTATTGCTCCAGCAGAGCTTGGACAGAGCGGTTAACGGAGTATTTAAGGAGTAAAGGAATAATAGATGTTGCTTTTTATCATGGTGGAATGGATCATGAAGAAAGGATGTTAATTCAGCAGCAATTTATGAATGACCAACTGCAACTTGTTATTTGCACAAGTGCTTTTGGAATGGGAGTTAACAAACCGAATACAAGGTATATTATTCATTTTCATTATCCTACGAATATTGCTTCCTATTTGCAAGAAATAGGAAGAGCAGGTCGTGATGGAGAGGCGAGTATAGCGATTTTATTATGTAGTCCACTCGATCATGATTTACCTATTTCTATTATTGAAGATGAATTGCCTAATAAAAAGCAAATTCAATTTTTATTTGCTTTATTACAAGAAAAATTACTTCAAACGAAAAGATTACCGATAGAAGATGTGGCAGAAATTTGTTATCATACTGCAGGATTAAATGAACAACATTGGCGTTTTCTTAAGTATCATTTAGAAAAAATGGAAATCGTACAACAAAATATGCTTATATTAGAAGACTTGTCAGATGAAACGATGCAAAAATTAATATTAGAGGTGGAGAAACGCCTTTATAATAAATATAATCAATTAGAAAAGATGAAATCGTGGTTACAAATTCAAGGTTGTAAACGAGAACAATTATTACAGCTGTTCGGGTATGAAAAGGAAGATAAGATAAAAAATTGTTGTGACTACTGCGGTATTATAAAAGAAGAGTATAAAAAAAGACGAGCAAGGCAGTCAGTTTTCGACTATAATTGGGAAACAGAGTTACAATTGCTCTTTGGTATGGGAGAACGGAGGAATGATGAATATTCAAAGGCGTAGCGTTGAAGATATGAGTCCGAAAGAGATACGACTTAACCTCTATATCACACAACTGATTATAATAAGTATTGGATGTTTGCTAGCATATATATTATTTCCAGGAAAAGAAGAATTTTCCAATTTATGG
The window above is part of the Bacillus cytotoxicus NVH 391-98 genome. Proteins encoded here:
- a CDS encoding RecQ family ATP-dependent DNA helicase, with the translated sequence MKLEEHLNKWFGYKEFRQGQKEVITDLLQGKDVVAMLPTGQGKSMCYQLPGLLQGGTVLIVSPLLSLMEDQVTQLKYVVKNRVIAFNSFRTLSEKRKAIKQLAWYKFVFVSPEMLQSELLMKELKKIPISLFVVDEAHCISQWGYDFRTDYKKLDQVIMRIGRPPVLALTATATKEVLQDIIVSLGLKNVSQHVYSIDRPNIAIEVQFLETIEEKKEALLSHVSYLQGPGIIYCSSRAWTERLTEYLRSKGIIDVAFYHGGMDHEERMLIQQQFMNDQLQLVICTSAFGMGVNKPNTRYIIHFHYPTNIASYLQEIGRAGRDGEASIAILLCSPLDHDLPISIIEDELPNKKQIQFLFALLQEKLLQTKRLPIEDVAEICYHTAGLNEQHWRFLKYHLEKMEIVQQNMLILEDLSDETMQKLILEVEKRLYNKYNQLEKMKSWLQIQGCKREQLLQLFGYEKEDKIKNCCDYCGIIKEEYKKRRARQSVFDYNWETELQLLFGMGERRNDEYSKA